In Anaerolineales bacterium, one DNA window encodes the following:
- a CDS encoding ABC-F family ATP-binding cassette domain-containing protein: protein MIQIQLSNITLVLGAKRIFENLDWEIQRGQRIGLIGANGAGKSSLFKMIEGEYSPELGGSITRARLVTTGYLPQQPELDLTLTALDSAMDGNPRVAEVHAELERVEQSLGDPEVYGDEKKLQRVLERQHELIEEYHSLGGDSYPARVRDLLLGLGLAESELTKPLSVLSGGQKKLVGLARLLLVKPDVLLLDEPDNHLDLPGKVYLEKLIREYEGTVVIVSHDRYLLDAIVTHIAELEDGRMTVFEGDYSSYIADKEMRLARQEELFRTQQHEITRMEIAIKRFAVWAKVYDSEKFAIKARSMQKRLDKMEKVEKPVTERRRMELQLNGWRGSNKVLELANISKAFGKKVVFSNLNETIWQGERVGLIGANGSGKSVLLRMILGQETPDAGEIKIGPSVSIGHYAQEHETLDFNQTLLDAVRYAGEMSESRATAFLLRYLFTYKQVSQKIGELSGGERSRLQLALVVLSGANFLLLDEPTNNLDIASAEVLENALEDFLGTALIISHDRYFLDRTVERLLVIEDKGLKEYQGAYSDYLEKVGNG from the coding sequence ATGATCCAAATTCAACTCTCCAATATCACCCTCGTCCTCGGTGCAAAACGAATCTTCGAGAATCTCGACTGGGAGATCCAGCGCGGACAGAGAATCGGTCTGATCGGCGCGAACGGCGCGGGGAAGTCCTCCCTGTTCAAGATGATCGAAGGCGAATATTCCCCCGAACTGGGCGGGAGCATCACCCGCGCCCGCCTCGTTACCACGGGATACCTGCCTCAACAACCCGAGCTCGACCTTACGCTGACGGCGCTCGACTCCGCGATGGATGGCAACCCGCGCGTGGCGGAAGTCCATGCAGAATTGGAGCGCGTCGAGCAAAGCTTGGGCGATCCTGAAGTCTATGGCGATGAAAAGAAATTGCAGCGTGTGCTCGAACGTCAGCACGAACTTATTGAGGAGTATCACTCCCTCGGCGGTGACTCGTATCCCGCGCGCGTGCGCGACCTCCTGCTCGGGCTGGGACTCGCTGAAAGTGAACTGACCAAGCCCCTGTCCGTGTTGAGCGGCGGGCAGAAGAAACTGGTCGGGTTGGCGCGCCTGCTGCTGGTCAAGCCCGATGTCCTGCTATTGGACGAGCCTGACAATCACCTCGACCTGCCAGGCAAAGTCTATCTCGAAAAACTCATCCGTGAATACGAAGGGACGGTGGTCATCGTCTCGCATGACCGCTACCTGCTGGATGCAATTGTCACGCACATCGCCGAATTGGAAGACGGCAGGATGACCGTCTTTGAAGGCGATTATTCATCTTACATTGCGGATAAAGAGATGCGGTTGGCGCGGCAGGAGGAGTTGTTTCGCACCCAGCAGCACGAGATCACGCGTATGGAAATCGCCATCAAACGTTTTGCGGTCTGGGCCAAGGTTTATGACAGCGAAAAATTTGCCATTAAAGCCAGATCTATGCAAAAACGGCTGGACAAGATGGAGAAGGTCGAGAAGCCCGTTACCGAACGCCGCCGCATGGAACTGCAACTCAACGGCTGGCGCGGCTCGAACAAGGTGCTGGAACTGGCGAATATCTCAAAAGCGTTTGGCAAAAAAGTGGTGTTCTCGAATCTCAACGAGACCATCTGGCAGGGCGAGCGAGTCGGCTTGATCGGCGCGAACGGCTCAGGGAAGTCCGTGCTGCTGCGAATGATCCTCGGACAGGAAACGCCTGACGCGGGCGAAATAAAGATCGGTCCCAGCGTCTCCATTGGACATTACGCGCAGGAGCATGAGACACTCGATTTCAATCAAACCTTGCTGGACGCAGTCCGCTATGCAGGTGAGATGAGCGAATCCAGAGCGACGGCGTTTTTGCTGCGCTATCTTTTCACATACAAGCAAGTCTCGCAGAAAATCGGTGAACTCTCAGGCGGCGAACGGAGCAGGCTCCAACTCGCGCTGGTCGTGCTCTCTGGCGCGAACTTCCTTCTCTTGGACGAACCCACCAACAACCTCGACATCGCCTCTGCCGAAGTGCTCGAAAACGCGCTCGAGGACTTCCTTGGCACTGCCCTGATCATCTCTCACGACCGCTATTTTCTGGATCGGACGGTGGAACGTTTGCTGGTGATCGAAGATAAAGGTTTAAAGGAGTATCAGGGCGCGTATAGCGATTATTTGGAGAAGGTGGGGAATGGGTAA